The Acidimicrobiales bacterium genome window below encodes:
- a CDS encoding 2Fe-2S iron-sulfur cluster-binding protein — MRSPKDGCSPQGQCGCCTVWVDGAPRVACVTPARRVAGRTVTTVDGLDPGVRDRWADAFTAAGASQCGFCTPGIIMRLAGLEQRGPVSAEATSSALLAHLCRCTGWRTILEAAELATGAGSGPAASRHQRDLEAAAHRAGLEGRTHQLVGAVVALGGGGFSDDSAPPDALVAVPDPAGGWVVGESLSEARARAGKVQGRHSTLEVSWPVTVPEGDWALRLATTWVEPGYLETDASWCVPGGEPATPLANGGAFGGKVASVAPAVARSLADEHGRPVRVLLSREDVVRLGPKRPPLAAGVREDGTGIVRVVRTDGIAAAIRSVAPGLVVEEVDAPGPPTSAAARAAGWAEAAVLLGVLDARRRGSGTVTVRSADVAEAEAEVDDAGVRVRVGCGAPLDPVVLRSYCVGAAHMALGWVRSEAIAVDGAGLVHDLTIRSFGILRAKDTPGIEVDVAEGDGEPVNGSDAVFAAVAGAAWLAAGLPERWPCARVAPR, encoded by the coding sequence GTGCGGTCCCCCAAGGACGGCTGCTCCCCCCAGGGCCAGTGCGGCTGCTGCACGGTCTGGGTCGACGGCGCCCCCCGGGTGGCCTGCGTGACCCCGGCCCGCCGGGTGGCGGGGCGCACCGTCACCACCGTCGACGGCCTCGACCCCGGGGTACGGGATCGATGGGCCGACGCCTTCACCGCCGCCGGTGCCAGCCAGTGCGGGTTCTGCACCCCGGGCATCATCATGCGCCTGGCCGGCCTCGAGCAGCGCGGCCCGGTCTCGGCCGAAGCCACCTCCTCCGCCCTCCTGGCCCACCTCTGTCGCTGCACGGGGTGGCGGACCATCCTCGAGGCGGCCGAGCTGGCCACCGGCGCCGGCTCGGGCCCGGCCGCGTCTCGGCACCAACGCGACCTCGAAGCCGCCGCCCACCGGGCCGGCCTCGAGGGCCGTACCCATCAGCTGGTGGGCGCGGTGGTGGCGCTGGGTGGCGGCGGCTTCTCGGACGACTCCGCCCCTCCGGACGCCCTGGTGGCGGTGCCCGACCCCGCCGGAGGGTGGGTGGTGGGGGAGAGCCTGTCCGAGGCCCGGGCCCGGGCGGGCAAGGTCCAGGGCCGGCACAGCACCCTGGAGGTGAGCTGGCCCGTGACCGTCCCGGAGGGGGACTGGGCCCTCCGGCTGGCCACCACCTGGGTAGAGCCCGGCTACCTGGAGACCGACGCCTCCTGGTGTGTGCCGGGCGGGGAGCCGGCCACCCCCCTGGCCAACGGCGGGGCGTTCGGGGGGAAGGTGGCCTCGGTGGCGCCGGCGGTGGCCCGGAGCCTGGCCGACGAGCACGGCCGGCCGGTGCGGGTGCTGCTGTCCCGGGAGGACGTGGTCCGCCTCGGGCCCAAGCGCCCCCCTCTGGCGGCGGGCGTCCGGGAGGACGGCACCGGGATCGTCCGGGTCGTGCGCACCGACGGGATCGCCGCCGCCATCAGGTCGGTGGCCCCCGGGTTGGTGGTGGAGGAGGTCGATGCACCCGGGCCCCCGACCTCGGCGGCGGCCCGGGCGGCGGGATGGGCGGAGGCCGCCGTGCTCCTGGGCGTCCTCGACGCCCGCCGGCGGGGGAGCGGAACGGTCACCGTGCGCTCGGCCGATGTGGCCGAGGCCGAGGCCGAGGTGGACGACGCCGGCGTGCGCGTACGGGTGGGGTGCGGGGCGCCCCTCGACCCGGTGGTCCTGCGCTCCTACTGCGTGGGGGCGGCCCACATGGCCCTGGGTTGGGTGCGCAGCGAAGCGATAGCCGTCGACGGCGCCGGCCTGGTCCACGACCTGACCATCCGTTCGTTCGGCATACTGCGGGCCAAGGACACTCCGGGGATCGAGGTGGACGTGGCCGAGGGGGACGGGGAACCGGTGAACGGGTCGGACGCGGTGTTCGCCGCGGTGGCGGGGGCGGCGTGGCTGGCGGCGGGGCTGCCGGAGCGTTGGCCCTGTGCCCGGGTGGCGCCGAGATGA
- a CDS encoding helix-turn-helix domain-containing protein — MDQADRLAVYKALGDDTRFALYAELRASPVPLSTSDLAERMALHPNTVRPHLERMREAGLLEVEMDSRGTVGRPQHRYRPTPGAPGVDLDPPSYQLLAELLAQLAGARSPRGGLDPEAVAAVGRTEGRRLAASQRSGRGRGARPACVEALRAAMERLGFEPILGAPVGARVEMLFANCPFRDLAEAHPDVVCHLHRGIVEGVAELVGNGRVVEFATLEDNRPCRAEVVEAVR, encoded by the coding sequence GGACCGGTTGGCCGTGTACAAGGCCCTGGGGGACGACACCCGCTTCGCCCTTTACGCCGAGCTCCGGGCCAGCCCGGTCCCGCTGTCCACGTCGGACCTGGCCGAGCGGATGGCCCTGCACCCCAACACCGTCCGGCCCCACCTGGAGCGGATGCGGGAGGCGGGTCTCCTCGAGGTGGAGATGGACAGCCGGGGCACGGTGGGCCGCCCCCAGCACCGCTACCGCCCGACCCCGGGCGCCCCCGGCGTCGACCTCGACCCGCCGTCCTACCAGCTGCTGGCGGAGCTGCTGGCCCAGCTGGCCGGCGCCAGGAGCCCGCGCGGGGGCCTGGATCCCGAGGCGGTGGCGGCGGTGGGGCGGACCGAGGGCCGGCGCCTGGCCGCCTCGCAACGGAGCGGCCGAGGCCGGGGCGCCCGCCCGGCCTGCGTGGAGGCCCTCCGTGCCGCCATGGAGCGGCTGGGCTTCGAGCCGATCCTCGGGGCGCCGGTGGGCGCCCGGGTCGAGATGCTGTTCGCCAACTGCCCGTTCCGGGACCTGGCCGAGGCCCACCCCGACGTCGTCTGCCACCTCCACCGGGGAATAGTCGAAGGGGTGGCCGAGTTGGTCGGTAATGGCCGGGTGGTCGAGTTCGCCACCCTCGAGGACAACCGCCCCTGCCGGGCCGAGGTGGTGGAGGCGGTCCGGTAG
- the erpA gene encoding iron-sulfur cluster insertion protein ErpA, with protein sequence MTTISAVKIGKKPAPISLSDNAMAKVAELIAKEGEEGLALRVAVRPGGCSGYSYEMFFDTEVADDDIAREFGGVRVIVDAASAELLNGSILDYKDGLQGAGFHISNPNAQRTCGCGSSFS encoded by the coding sequence GTGACCACGATCAGCGCCGTCAAGATCGGCAAGAAGCCGGCGCCCATCAGCCTGAGCGACAACGCCATGGCCAAGGTGGCCGAGTTGATCGCCAAGGAGGGTGAGGAGGGCCTGGCTCTGCGCGTCGCCGTCCGTCCCGGCGGGTGCTCCGGCTACTCCTACGAGATGTTCTTCGACACCGAGGTGGCCGACGACGACATCGCCCGGGAGTTCGGAGGGGTGAGGGTGATCGTCGACGCGGCGTCGGCCGAGCTGCTCAACGGGTCGATCCTCGACTACAAGGACGGCCTCCAGGGGGCGGGGTTCCACATCTCCAACCCCAACGCCCAGCGCACCTGCGGCTGCGGCAGCTCGTTCAGCTGA